The genomic stretch GCTAAGATGAGAACGCGTCTCTATCATCTTGTTGAGCCACGTATTGCAGGAAACAAACAGCTAAAAACAGGAGAAATATTAGGCGTGCTTGCTGAAGATATTGAGGGGCTTCAAGATCTTTATTTACGGACAGTCTTGCCTACAGCTTCAGCGCTCTTACTATATATTATTAGCATTATTGCTCTCGGCTATTTTAGTCTTCCTTTTGCTCTTTTAATGGCTTTGTATTTTTTTATGCTTATTATCGTGATGCCTATTTTCTCTCTTGTGCATATGAGAGCGGTAAATAGAACATATAAGCACGAAAAAGATCGTATGTATCAATATACAACAGACGGTTTGCTTGGTATTAGTGACTGGCTTATGAGCGGTCAGAAAGGCACTTTTTTAGAGCGAGTCCTACGCATTGGTCGTAAAGTGGATGAGGCTGACCGAAAAACAAAAAGGTGGCAATACTACCGGGAGTTTATCGCTCAAGTTGTTGTAGCAGCTATGATTGTAACAATGATGATATTCTCATCAAACTTGTTTTCGCATGGTGAACTTGCAAACGTCTATATTGCTGCTTTTGTGCTTGTTGTTATTCCGTTATCAGAAGCTATTATTCCTGTTTCAAATGCAGTTGAGAAATACCCACGCTATGAAGAATCGCTAACACGTATTACAAACTTGGAAAATAAGCTAGAGTCTTCAAAGGAAAATAGCTTAGAACAAGTTGTGTATAACCGTTCAAAAGAGAATATTACAATTGACTTGAAAAATCTATCATTTCAATATGAAGAACAAGAAGGAGCTGTGCTAAAAGATCTTAATTTGCACATTCCTCAAGGGAAGAAAATTGCCATTATCGGAAGAAGTGGAGCGGGTAAATCTACGCTTTTACAAGCAATTCAAGGGCTGCTTGTTCCAACAGGGGGATCTGTTACGTTAAATGAATACAATGCTTCGTCTATTAAAGACGGAACATCTTCTCTTATTTCAGTTTTAAATCAAAATCCATATTTGTTTAACACAAACGTAGCAAATAATTTGCTACTTGCAAACGAGAGCGCAACAGAAGAAGAAGTTAAAGAAGTAGTGAAAAAAGTTAGATTAGAAAATCTTGTTTCCTCTCTTCAGGACGGATATCAAACCTCAATGGAAGAGACAGGACAGCGCTTTTCAGGTGGTGAACGTCAGCGAATTGCTCTTGCTCGGGTTCTTCTTCAAAAAACGCCTATTGTCATGCTTGATGAACCAACAGTTGGTCTTGACCCTATTACAGAAAGAGCGTTGTTAGATACCATCTTTGAAACGTTAGAAGGCAAAACGCTTTTATGGGTAACACATCATCTCACAGGAATTGAGAAGATGGACGAAATTATCTTTTTAGAAGATGGACGTGTGAAAATGAGAGGTACGCATGATGAATTACTAAAAACATCTGCTTACTATCAGAAGCTATATGAATTGGATAAACCAATACAGTTTGTCTAAAGCCGATTCTTTTCTCATTGGCTAATTAAAAAGAGGAGCAAATTCGCTCCTCTTTTTTAATTTAAACTTTCTACAAACTGAATTTTTTTCATTGTGTTGTTTTTCGGATCGACTTTGATTGTAATGAACACAGTAAACTTTTTCTCTCCTTGCTGAAGCCAAAGTTTAAAGCGCTGTGTTTCAAGGTTTTTTTCCTTTCCTTTACCAAGATATGCATAATCTTTAATTTGAGCAACAGGATACCTCATTTGTGTCTGTTTAACAGCGAGGCGGCCCCATTTCGCATGATCAGCTGATTGAGTTAT from Priestia filamentosa encodes the following:
- the cydC gene encoding thiol reductant ABC exporter subunit CydC: MVKKSSWIMPYVQKYKYRMIAIMLLSMLSIGSAAALMFTSGFLISKSSLRPENILLVYVPIVLVRTFGLGRAVFRYSERLVSHDFILRVLAKMRTRLYHLVEPRIAGNKQLKTGEILGVLAEDIEGLQDLYLRTVLPTASALLLYIISIIALGYFSLPFALLMALYFFMLIIVMPIFSLVHMRAVNRTYKHEKDRMYQYTTDGLLGISDWLMSGQKGTFLERVLRIGRKVDEADRKTKRWQYYREFIAQVVVAAMIVTMMIFSSNLFSHGELANVYIAAFVLVVIPLSEAIIPVSNAVEKYPRYEESLTRITNLENKLESSKENSLEQVVYNRSKENITIDLKNLSFQYEEQEGAVLKDLNLHIPQGKKIAIIGRSGAGKSTLLQAIQGLLVPTGGSVTLNEYNASSIKDGTSSLISVLNQNPYLFNTNVANNLLLANESATEEEVKEVVKKVRLENLVSSLQDGYQTSMEETGQRFSGGERQRIALARVLLQKTPIVMLDEPTVGLDPITERALLDTIFETLEGKTLLWVTHHLTGIEKMDEIIFLEDGRVKMRGTHDELLKTSAYYQKLYELDKPIQFV
- a CDS encoding DUF3889 domain-containing protein, which translates into the protein MKLFIKTIVAFFSLSLITVPFLHGHAETSAYITQSADHAKWGRLAVKQTQMRYPVAQIKDYAYLGKGKEKNLETQRFKLWLQQGEKKFTVFITIKVDPKNNTMKKIQFVESLN